Proteins encoded within one genomic window of Vicia villosa cultivar HV-30 ecotype Madison, WI unplaced genomic scaffold, Vvil1.0 ctg.000506F_1_1, whole genome shotgun sequence:
- the LOC131629086 gene encoding MYB-like transcription factor ETC3 isoform X2 yields MANMEQTSKEVPADSSIDQSNSNSSSITQVNSMTEFSQDEEALIIRMYKLLGDRWPLIAGRIPGRTAEDIKNYWTSRYAFTSQSSE; encoded by the exons ATGGCCAACATGGAACAAACCTCTAAGGAAGTTCCTGCTGATTCTTCCATAG ATCAATCCAATTCCAATTCCAGTAGTATTACTCAAGTAAATTCCATGACTGAATTTTCCCAAGACGAGGAAGCTCTTATCATCAGGATGTATAAACTACTAGGAGATAG GTGGCCATTAATTGCTGGAAGAATTCCTGGAAGAACTGCTGAAGATATAAAGAATTACTGGACTTCAAGATACGCTTTCACTAGCCAATCAAgtgaataa
- the LOC131629086 gene encoding MYB-like transcription factor ETC3 isoform X1: MANMEQTSKEVPADSSIADQSNSNSSSITQVNSMTEFSQDEEALIIRMYKLLGDRWPLIAGRIPGRTAEDIKNYWTSRYAFTSQSSE; the protein is encoded by the exons ATGGCCAACATGGAACAAACCTCTAAGGAAGTTCCTGCTGATTCTTCCATAG CAGATCAATCCAATTCCAATTCCAGTAGTATTACTCAAGTAAATTCCATGACTGAATTTTCCCAAGACGAGGAAGCTCTTATCATCAGGATGTATAAACTACTAGGAGATAG GTGGCCATTAATTGCTGGAAGAATTCCTGGAAGAACTGCTGAAGATATAAAGAATTACTGGACTTCAAGATACGCTTTCACTAGCCAATCAAgtgaataa